The Hypanus sabinus isolate sHypSab1 chromosome 3, sHypSab1.hap1, whole genome shotgun sequence genome contains a region encoding:
- the gjb8 gene encoding gap junction protein beta 8, protein MNWGQLHLILGGVNRYSTSIGKIWLTVIFVFRIMILVVAAESVWGDEQSDFTCNTLQPGCKNVCYDQFFPMSHIRLWCLQLIFISTPALLVSLHVAYKRNEEKRSLEKRQGFLKKEEVDALKKRKMRIVGAFWWTYVISIFFRIIFETVFTYMVYFLYGGFWMARLVKCSSWPCPNTVDCFISRPTEKTVFTIFMIVVSGICVLLNVAELSYLMVKACIRQTCCKQHPRHLSRRQENEQNEMNELMCQQTALELSKSPSGTHCTN, encoded by the coding sequence ATGAATTGGGGACAACTGCACCTTATCCTGGGAGGCGTCAACAGATACTCCACCAGCATTGGAAAAATATGGTTGACTGTGATCTTCGTCTTCAGAATCATGATTCTCGTGGTGGCTGCGGAAAGTGTTTGGGGTGATGAGCAGTCGGACTTCACCTGCAATACCCTCCAGCCTGGCTGTAAGAATGTGTGTTATGATCAGTTCTTCCCAATGTCTCACATCAGGCTTTGGTGCCTCCAGCTCATCTTCATCTCCACCCCTGCCCTTCTCGTCTCCCTGCACGTCGCCTACAAGCGGAACGAAGAGAAGAGGTCCTTGGAGAAACGGCAGGGTTTCTTGAAAAAGGAAGAAGTTGATGCCTTGAAAAAACGGAAGATGCGTATAGTGGGTGCTTTTTGGTGGACCTACGTCATCAGCATCTTCTTTCGAATAATCTTTGAAACTGTTTTCACGTACATGGTGTATTTTCTGTACGGTGGGTTTTGGATGGCCCGTCTGGTTAAGTGCAGCTCTTGGCCCTGTCCCAACACCGTTGACTGCTTTATCTCCAGGCCAACGGAGAAAACGGTCTTCACCATTTTCATGATTGTGGTTTCTGGCATATGTGTGCTTTTAAATGTGGCAGAGTTGTCTTATTTGATGGTGAAGGCCTGCATAAGGCAGACATGTTGTAAACAACACCCCCGCCATTTGTCCAGGAGGCAAGAGAATGAACAAAATGAGATGAACGAACTGATGTGTCAGCAAACAGCCTTGGAGCTGAGCAAATCTCCTTCAGGCACTCACTGCACCAATTAA